The Candidatus Glassbacteria bacterium genome has a segment encoding these proteins:
- a CDS encoding homoserine dehydrogenase yields the protein MGCVPVRGGRMADIIRVGLLGYGTIGSGVIKLLTDPESRIADRIKLVKVADTDLEREREVKVDPALLSCDTDSVVNDPEIDVIVELIGGVGAAKKYVEMALDAGKDVVTANKYMIALHGDELHERAGRNGARLLFEASVAGGVPIIQVIRDRLAVDRVLSINAILNGTCNYILTRMEQVPGMDVDQAVAEARQKGFAEADPTLDVSGMDTAQKLCILVRKALRTLVLPDQIDLQGIAGISNVDVQSALEMGYRIKLIAHSHRVNGKLELWVGPALIPAANTLAQVSNEFNAVAIKSEAHGEQTFIGKGAGMMPTAGAVIGDLYTLLNHDNVTSLLSESRLDIPIVDSKNVRCRYFTRFTVKDQPGVISAVSGELAARGISIASVVQHEKAVDPRQGVPLVVITHETTAGAMSEAVAAIDRLDVMLQPAHTIRIMDTL from the coding sequence ATGGGATGCGTGCCGGTTCGAGGAGGAAGGATGGCTGATATTATCAGGGTCGGCCTGCTGGGCTACGGGACAATCGGCTCGGGCGTGATCAAACTGCTCACCGACCCGGAGTCCAGGATTGCCGACAGGATAAAACTGGTGAAGGTGGCCGATACCGATCTGGAACGCGAGCGCGAGGTGAAGGTGGACCCGGCTCTGCTGAGCTGTGACACGGATTCGGTGGTTAACGACCCGGAAATCGACGTGATAGTCGAACTGATCGGCGGGGTGGGGGCTGCCAAAAAGTATGTGGAGATGGCGCTGGATGCCGGCAAGGATGTAGTGACCGCCAACAAGTACATGATCGCCCTGCACGGCGATGAACTTCACGAGCGGGCCGGCAGGAACGGAGCTCGTCTGCTGTTCGAGGCCAGCGTGGCCGGCGGAGTGCCGATTATCCAGGTGATCCGCGACCGGTTGGCGGTCGACCGGGTGCTCTCGATCAACGCGATACTCAACGGCACCTGCAACTATATCCTGACCCGGATGGAACAGGTGCCGGGCATGGATGTCGACCAGGCGGTGGCCGAGGCCCGGCAGAAGGGGTTTGCGGAAGCCGATCCCACACTCGACGTGAGCGGGATGGATACGGCCCAGAAGCTGTGTATCCTGGTCCGCAAGGCCTTGCGCACGCTGGTTCTCCCGGACCAGATCGACCTGCAGGGGATTGCCGGGATCAGCAATGTCGACGTGCAGTCCGCGCTGGAAATGGGCTACCGGATCAAGCTGATCGCCCATTCGCACAGGGTGAACGGTAAGCTGGAACTCTGGGTCGGTCCGGCGTTGATTCCGGCCGCCAACACACTGGCCCAGGTCAGCAATGAGTTCAACGCCGTGGCGATCAAAAGCGAGGCCCACGGCGAGCAGACGTTTATCGGCAAGGGAGCGGGCATGATGCCCACCGCCGGGGCCGTGATCGGCGATCTGTACACCCTGCTCAACCATGACAATGTCACCAGCCTGCTCTCCGAATCGCGGCTCGACATCCCGATTGTGGACAGCAAGAACGTTCGCTGCCGCTATTTCACCCGGTTTACGGTCAAGGACCAGCCGGGCGTGATCTCGGCGGTCAGCGGTGAGTTGGCCGCGCGGGGGATAAGTATCGCATCGGTTGTGCAGCATGAAAAGGCTGTCGACCCCCGGCAGGGAGTGCCGCTGGTGGTAATCACGCACGAGACGACTGCCGGGGCGATGTCCGAGGCCGTGGCCGCAATCGACCGGCTCGATGTCATGCTCCAGCCGGCCCATACAATCAGGATTATGGATACCCTTTGA
- the proC gene encoding pyrroline-5-carboxylate reductase, with product MSNITPLGFIGAGKMGASLIAGVIRAGVADRENILISEPDSARRDELCADKGIRAADSVELARNCPVIVLAVKPGVVADVLDEISAAVEPGKTVISIAAGIKTGAMEEKLADGVAVVRAMPNIAATVGESATAIAAGKNAGREALDAARRVLGAAGSVVELPEKLIDAVTGLAGSGPAYVFTFVEALIAAGLKVGLPAEEARKLAVQTVKGAAVMLEQREAEHPAELRDAVTTPGGTTIAGLHELESGRFTDVVIRAVEAAARRSRELGD from the coding sequence ATGAGTAATATCACGCCGCTGGGCTTTATCGGGGCGGGCAAGATGGGCGCGAGCCTGATCGCCGGTGTTATCAGAGCCGGTGTGGCGGACAGGGAGAATATCCTGATCTCCGAACCCGACAGCGCCCGCAGGGATGAACTATGCGCTGACAAGGGTATCCGGGCGGCGGACTCTGTCGAACTGGCCCGCAACTGCCCGGTAATCGTCCTGGCGGTTAAACCAGGCGTAGTGGCCGATGTGCTCGATGAGATCTCCGCTGCGGTAGAGCCGGGTAAAACAGTGATATCGATTGCCGCCGGGATTAAAACCGGCGCCATGGAGGAGAAACTGGCCGATGGTGTGGCCGTGGTGCGGGCAATGCCCAATATCGCGGCCACTGTCGGCGAATCGGCTACGGCGATCGCGGCCGGTAAAAACGCCGGTAGGGAGGCGCTGGATGCGGCTCGTCGGGTGCTCGGCGCCGCCGGCTCGGTGGTCGAACTGCCCGAGAAGCTGATCGACGCAGTTACCGGACTGGCTGGCAGCGGACCGGCCTACGTGTTCACCTTTGTGGAGGCGCTGATCGCCGCCGGGCTGAAAGTGGGGCTGCCGGCCGAGGAGGCCCGCAAGCTGGCCGTGCAGACTGTCAAGGGAGCGGCGGTGATGCTTGAGCAGCGGGAGGCCGAACACCCGGCCGAGTTGCGTGATGCGGTCACCACGCCGGGTGGTACAACGATCGCAGGACTGCACGAGCTGGAGTCCGGACGGTTCACCGATGTGGTGATCCGGGCGGTTGAGGCCGCGGCGCGACGGTCCAGGGAACTGGGCGACTGA